The Phoenix dactylifera cultivar Barhee BC4 chromosome 9, palm_55x_up_171113_PBpolish2nd_filt_p, whole genome shotgun sequence genome window below encodes:
- the LOC103704743 gene encoding membrane-associated progesterone-binding protein 4 — MDSTASRGEAEKASSENVAKGWPSRLRALSPLLLGLGFLIALIAFVLQFSLKKPLQPRLWTIEELALYNGTDETLPILLGILGSVFDVTKGRSHYGPGGGYHHFSGRDASRAFVSGNFTGDGLTDSLHGLSSGEVNSVVDWRKFYIERYIYVGKVVGRYYDSQGNPTKHLKGVEAKARRGAQLLEKQKIEEAKIPSCNSKWSEQDGGKVWCDTGYPRLVKRPVDIALTGKISQRCACFKEEELGRPGLEVYKGCDYLSKVCTV; from the exons ATGGACTCCACGGCGTCGCGAGGAGAAGCCGAGAAAGCGAGTAGCGAGAACGTGGCGAAGGGGTGGCCCTCGAGGCTAAGGGCCTTGTCTCCATTgcttctagggttagggtttctcaTCGCCCTGATCGCCTTCGTCCTCCAATTCTCGTTGAAGAAGCCACTCCAACCG CGGCTGTGGACTATCGAGGAGTTAGCTTTGTACAATGGAACTGATGAGACATTACCGATCCTATTAGGAATACTTGG TTCGGTATTTGATGTTACGAAAGGGAGATCGCATTATGGTCCAGGAGGAGGCTACCATCACTTCTCTGGAAG AGATGCATCGCGAGCATTTGTTTCTGGAAACTTTACAG GTGATGGATTGACTGACTCATTGCACGGTCTATCTAGTGGAGAG GTAAATAGTGTTGTCGACTGGCGGAAATTTTACATAGAAAGATATAT ATATGTTGGTAAAGTTGTTGGCCGCTACTATGACAGCCAAGGTAATCCGACAAAACATTTGAAGGGCGTTGAAGCAAAGGCCAGACGGGGAGCTCAGCTTTTggagaaacagaaaattgaAGAGGCTAAAATTCCAAGTTGCAATTCAAAATGGAGTGAACAAGATGGAGGAAAG GTTTGGTGTGACACGGGATATCCAAGGTTAGTAAAGAGACCTGTAGATATAGCCCTGACTGGAAAAATCAGCCAACGGTGTGCGTGTTTTAAAGAAGAGGAGCTTGGGCGCCCAGGTTTGGAGGTATACAAGGGCTGTGACTATTTGTCCAAAGTTTGCACAGTTTAA